The Spirochaetaceae bacterium genome includes the window CCGCCGCCACACGCCGGCGAGCAGGTCGGAGAGATCGCGGTCACTGGCGCCGCCGCGCAACGGGGTGCGCAGGTCGGTGCCCCGCCAGGCGAACAGGCAGGTGTAGAAGTGGCCGTCGGTGGACAGGCGGGCGCGGCTGCAGTCGCTGCAGAACGGCTGCGAGATGGAGGACACGAACCCCACCTCGGTCGCGGTGCCGGCAATGCGGTAGCGCTGCGCCACTTCGCCGCGGTAGGCGGCGGCCACCGGCAGCAGGGCGAATTCCTCCTCGAGCACGGCTTTCAGCTCGGCGCTCGGCACCACGCCGGCCGGATCCCAGCCGTTGCGGTTGCCGACGTCCATGTACTCGATGAAGCGGATCGCGATCGGCTGGCCGGCGAAGCGGCGCACCAGGCCCGGCACGGTGTGATCGTTGACGCCGCGCTGCACCACCGCGTTGAGCTTGACCGGAGCGAGCCCCGCCTGCTGCGCGCGGGCGATGCCGGCGAGCACGCGGTCGATCGGGATGCCAAGCCCGTTCATGCGCGCGAACACCTCCGGGTCGACCGAATCGAGGCTGACGGTAACCCGCCGCAGCCCCGCGGCGTGCAGCGCGCCGGCGTGTTCGGCCAGCCGGTAGCCGTTGGTGGTCAGGGCGAGGTCTTCGATGCCGGGAATCCGCGCCAGCGCGGCGACCAGCTCCGGCAGGCGGGGACGCAGCAGCGGCTCGCCGCCGGTCAGGCGCACCTTGGTGACGCCGTGGGCCACGAACAGGCGCACCAGCCGCGCCACCTCGGCAAAGCTGAGGTAGTCCGCGGGCGGCAGGAACTGGTAGTCGTCGCCGTAGGTGTCCTTCGGCATGCAGTAGGGGCAGCGGAAGTTGCAGCGGTCGATAACGGAGATGCGCAGGTCGCGCAGCGGGCGGCTGAACGCGTCGCGCACCGTGCTTGCGCTCATCACGCTCCGCCTCCGCCTCCGCCGCCGGCGCCCCAGGCCAGGGGCTGCCACGGGTGCAGGGGCAGCACGCTGCCGGCGGCGAACCGCGCCTGTCCGGCCGCCAGTTCCAGGAACCCGTCGGTGCCCACCAGGGCCAGGAAGTCGCCGGAGTTCTGCGCCGGCGCCGGGCGGGCGGCGAGCGTGCCGCCGGCGGCGGTCAGCAGCACCGGCAGGAACAGGGTCAGCGGCGGCGGGAAGCGCACCTCCTCGGCGAGGGCGGCGTGCAGCGGCGGCGCCGGCGCGGCCCCCTCGGCGGCGGCCAGGTAGGGCACCACGTAGCGGTACAGGCACATCATCACCGACACCGGGTTTCCGGGCAGGGCGAACACGCGCTTGCCGCCGCCGGTGCCGCCGATCCACAGCGGCTTGCCCGGGCGCTGCCGAACGCCGTGCAGGTAGCACTCCGCCCCCAGACGCCGGTACACCCCGGGCAGAAAGTCGGCGCTGCCCTTGGACACCGCTCCGGTGGTGATCAGCACGTCGTGGCGGGCGAGCGCCGCGCTGACCCCGGCGCTGAGCTGCTCCGGGTCGTCCGGAAGGTGGCGAGCGTCCACCTGGTAGCCGAGGCCGGTGAGCGCGGTCGCCACCACGTAGATGTTGGAGCGGCGCACCTGGTGGGCGGCGATCGGCCGGCCCACGTCGACCAGTTCGTCGCCGGTGGAGATGACGGCGACCCGCGGGCGCCGCCCGACCGCCACCTCGGCGCGGCCCACCGACGCAAGCACGGCGATGTCGGCGGGAGAGATGCGCCGCCCGGGGCTCAGCGCGGTAGCGCCGGCGCGCGTGTCGGAGCCCTGCCGGTGCACGTTCTGGCCCGGTACGATCGGGTTTTCGGGCTGCAGCCACGCGCGCTCGCCTTCGATGCGCAGGTCCTCGTTGCGGATCACCGTGTCGCTGCCGGCGGGCAGCACGGCGCCGGTCATGACGCGCAGGGCGCCGTCGCCGGCATCGCGCAATTGCCGGCGCCGGTCGCCGGCGCGCGCCTCGCCCTCAATGTGCAGCGGGCGGCCGCCGCGCTGCAGCGCTGCCGCGGCGACGGCGATGCCGTCCATGGTCACCCGGTCGTGCGGCGGCAGGTCGCGGTCGGCCGTGACGGACTCGCGCAGGACGCGCCCCACCGAGCCGATCAGCGCGCACTGCTCGGCGGGCAACACCGCGGTGCGGTCGGTCAGGAGGGAATCGACTTCGGCGACGGAAAGCATGGCGGCCAGTTGTGCTTCAGCGTACTGCCGCGCTCGCACGCTGGTCAACGAACCCATGGTCGCCGCAAGGTCCCCGCAGGTCCCTGCTCCGCCCGACGCGGCTTGTCCAAACGGCCCGGATGCGCCATGTTACACTCCAGCATGCAACAGCGGGACATCTCGCCCTACTGCGAGCAGGTACGGGCCATCGAGCACAATGTCAGCGAGGTATTTGTCGGCAAGCAGCGACAGGTTCGCCACATGTTGATCGGCTTCATCGCCGGCCTGCACGTCCTGATCGAGGACGTTCCCGGGGTCGGCAAGACGACGCTGGCGCGCTGCCTGGCGGCGAGCACCGGCACCGACTACGGACGCATCCAGTTCACGCCGGACCTGCTGCCCGGCGACATCGTGGGCATGACCGTGTGGAACAACGAGTCACGCCAGTTCGAGTTCAAGCAGGGCTCCATCATGCACCAGTTCATCCTGGCCGATGAGATCAACCGCGCCTCCCCGCGTACCCAGTCGAGCCTGCTGGAGGCGATGCAGGAGGGCTCGGTGACGGTCGACGGCACCACCTACCGGCTGCCCGACCCGTTCTTCGTGATCGCCACCCAGAACCCGGTAACCTTCATCGGCGTGTTCCACCTGCCCGAGGGCGAACTCGACCGGTTCGGTATCTCGCTGTCGATCGGCTACCCGCACAGCGACGACGAGGTGCGCATTCTCGACCAGTACGCCTCCGATCCGCTGCACGAGCTGCAGCCGGTCGTGCAGCCGCAGGACGTCATCGACCTGCGCAACGTGGTGCGCTCGGTCACGGTGTCGCCCGACGTGCGCCGCTTCATCATCGGCGTGGCCAACCAGACGCGCACCAGCCCGCTGCTGCGCCTCGGCATCAGCCCGCGCGCCTCGCAGCACATCATGATGGCGGCGCAGGCGGAAGCGCTCATTACCGGGCGCGACTACGTGATGCCGGAAGACGTGATGGCGGTGGCCGGCATCGTCCTGACCCACCGGGTGGTGCTGTCCGCGGAGGCGCGCATGGAGAACCTGTCGCCGGCGCAGGTGGTGGAGCGCATCCTGCAGCAGGTTCCGATACCGACCGGGTTGGCATGATTGCCTACCTGGCCGGCGTGGCCGGCGTCGCCGGCATGGTCGCCCGCGCGGCCGGCGAGGCGGCGCGGTGGGGAACGCGCTTCGCCGCCGCCTTCCCGTTCACGCTGCGGCTGCGCGCCTGCGGCGTGTACCTGTTTGCCGGGGTGCTCGCCTACCTGGCGGCCGCCTACCTCGGCGAGTTCTTCGCGGTGTTCGCGGTCGTCTTCATCCTGCTGCCGCTGGTGTCGCTGGTCCTCCTGCTGATCGCCGCCGCCGGCCTGCGCTACAACCAGCACTTCAGCAATGAACAACCGGTGAAGGGGCAGGAACTGCAGTACCGCTGCATAATCGAAAACGGCTCCGCGCTGCCGCTGCCGCGCGTGCGTGCCCGCTTCCGCGCCATCCGTCCCACGGCGGCCGGCGGCGCCGACGGATCCGAATCCGGGCAGGCGGCCGCCGCCGCGCCCGCGGCGGCACGCGGCGAGGTGGGCGACGGCATCCTCACCTACCTGCCGGGCCACCAGTTCGTGGAACGGGAGCAGACCGTGCAGCTCCCCTACCGCGGCATCTACACGGTGGGACTGGAGCGCATCGAGATTGGCGACACCCTGCAGTTGTTCAGCGTACGCCCGCGCGTGCGGGTGCGCGAGTTCCGGGTGTATCCGCGCATCCTGCCGATCGGCGAGTTCCAGCCCGGCACCGAGCGCCGCCTCGGCACGTCGGAGGTCGGCTCGCTCGGCAACCTGCCCGACTACTCGCTGTTCAACCAGCTCCGCGAGTACCGGCCGGGCGAATCGGTGCGCCACCTGGCATGGAAGAAGTTCGCCAGCACCGGCATTCCGGTGATCAAGGAGTACGACTCCACCAGCGAGCCGGCGGTGAGCATCTACGTCGACCTGCGGCCGGTGCCGAGCAGTGCCGAGGACGTGCTGCTGACCGAGGACGTCACCGTGGAGGCGCTGGTGGCGCTGGTCAACCACTTTCTGAAGCGCAACCTGCCGGTGACCGTGCGCGCCGCCAGCCGCACGTCGTACGAATTCATCGGCGACCATGCCTCCGACTTCGGGCGCTTCTACGAATCGACCTTCGAGCTGCTGTTCGTCAGCGACATCTCCGCGGCGCGCCTGTACGAGACCCACCTGGAGACCGGCATGAACACCGAGGTCAACTCGATGTTCTTCATCACCCACCTGCTCGATCCGGAGCTGCTGATCCTGCTCGACGAGCAGCGCTCGAGCAACTTCCAGGTGACGCTGATACACAACCAGACCGCGGAACCGACCGAGCGCCACGCCGGCTACTTCAACCGCCTGCGCGAACAGGGCACGCGCGTGGTGGCGCTGCGCGGCTCCACCACCATCGCTACCGACCTGGAGGCACACGATGAGGCGAGTTGACCTGCGCC containing:
- the moaA gene encoding GTP 3',8-cyclase MoaA, whose amino-acid sequence is MSASTVRDAFSRPLRDLRISVIDRCNFRCPYCMPKDTYGDDYQFLPPADYLSFAEVARLVRLFVAHGVTKVRLTGGEPLLRPRLPELVAALARIPGIEDLALTTNGYRLAEHAGALHAAGLRRVTVSLDSVDPEVFARMNGLGIPIDRVLAGIARAQQAGLAPVKLNAVVQRGVNDHTVPGLVRRFAGQPIAIRFIEYMDVGNRNGWDPAGVVPSAELKAVLEEEFALLPVAAAYRGEVAQRYRIAGTATEVGFVSSISQPFCSDCSRARLSTDGHFYTCLFAWRGTDLRTPLRGGASDRDLSDLLAGVWRRRVDRYSEERAEVTRFERNRERKIEMYQIGG
- a CDS encoding molybdopterin molybdotransferase MoeA, coding for MLSVAEVDSLLTDRTAVLPAEQCALIGSVGRVLRESVTADRDLPPHDRVTMDGIAVAAAALQRGGRPLHIEGEARAGDRRRQLRDAGDGALRVMTGAVLPAGSDTVIRNEDLRIEGERAWLQPENPIVPGQNVHRQGSDTRAGATALSPGRRISPADIAVLASVGRAEVAVGRRPRVAVISTGDELVDVGRPIAAHQVRRSNIYVVATALTGLGYQVDARHLPDDPEQLSAGVSAALARHDVLITTGAVSKGSADFLPGVYRRLGAECYLHGVRQRPGKPLWIGGTGGGKRVFALPGNPVSVMMCLYRYVVPYLAAAEGAAPAPPLHAALAEEVRFPPPLTLFLPVLLTAAGGTLAARPAPAQNSGDFLALVGTDGFLELAAGQARFAAGSVLPLHPWQPLAWGAGGGGGGGA
- a CDS encoding MoxR family ATPase, with translation MQQRDISPYCEQVRAIEHNVSEVFVGKQRQVRHMLIGFIAGLHVLIEDVPGVGKTTLARCLAASTGTDYGRIQFTPDLLPGDIVGMTVWNNESRQFEFKQGSIMHQFILADEINRASPRTQSSLLEAMQEGSVTVDGTTYRLPDPFFVIATQNPVTFIGVFHLPEGELDRFGISLSIGYPHSDDEVRILDQYASDPLHELQPVVQPQDVIDLRNVVRSVTVSPDVRRFIIGVANQTRTSPLLRLGISPRASQHIMMAAQAEALITGRDYVMPEDVMAVAGIVLTHRVVLSAEARMENLSPAQVVERILQQVPIPTGLA
- a CDS encoding DUF58 domain-containing protein → MIAYLAGVAGVAGMVARAAGEAARWGTRFAAAFPFTLRLRACGVYLFAGVLAYLAAAYLGEFFAVFAVVFILLPLVSLVLLLIAAAGLRYNQHFSNEQPVKGQELQYRCIIENGSALPLPRVRARFRAIRPTAAGGADGSESGQAAAAAPAAARGEVGDGILTYLPGHQFVEREQTVQLPYRGIYTVGLERIEIGDTLQLFSVRPRVRVREFRVYPRILPIGEFQPGTERRLGTSEVGSLGNLPDYSLFNQLREYRPGESVRHLAWKKFASTGIPVIKEYDSTSEPAVSIYVDLRPVPSSAEDVLLTEDVTVEALVALVNHFLKRNLPVTVRAASRTSYEFIGDHASDFGRFYESTFELLFVSDISAARLYETHLETGMNTEVNSMFFITHLLDPELLILLDEQRSSNFQVTLIHNQTAEPTERHAGYFNRLREQGTRVVALRGSTTIATDLEAHDEAS